A stretch of Garra rufa chromosome 11, GarRuf1.0, whole genome shotgun sequence DNA encodes these proteins:
- the p2ry1 gene encoding LOW QUALITY PROTEIN: P2Y purinoceptor 1 (The sequence of the model RefSeq protein was modified relative to this genomic sequence to represent the inferred CDS: inserted 1 base in 1 codon) → MTAEFNNLTSLINNVSEFSNHTARCSLTKTGFQFYYLPIVYIIVFLTGFIGNSLAIWMFVCHMRPWSSISVYMFNLALADFCYVLSLPFLIFYYFNKTDWIFGDILCRLQRFIFHVNLYGSILFLTCISVLDTPGVVHPLKSLGRLKKKNAVRTVAFVWFIVVVGISPILYYSRTGPKKGLTTCYDTTTEDELPGYFVYSMCMTVFGFCIPFIIILSCYGGIVKALIYNDMDNAPLRKKSIYLVIIVLTVFAVSYLPFHVMKNLNMRARLYFQSPDMCAFNDRVYATYQVTRGLASLNSCVDPVLYFLAGDTFRRRLSRAAKKSSRKXDHPLQSKSEETALNSLPEYVQNGDKRV, encoded by the exons ATGACAGCGGAGTTTAATAACCTGACGTCACTCATAAATAATGTGAGTGAGTTTTCGAACCACACAGCAAGATGCTCATTAACCAAGACCGGTTTTCAGTTTTACTATCTACCCATCGTGTACATTATTGTTTTCCTCACTGGGTTCATCGGAAACAGTTTGGCCATATGGATGTTCGTGTGTCACATGAGGCCGTGGAGCAGCATCTCCGTGTACATGTTCAACCTGGCACTAGCGGATTTTTGTTACGTACTCTCGCTACCTTTTCTCATCTTCTACTACTTTAACAAAACAGACTGGATTTTTGGAGACATCTTATGCAGACTGCAGAGGTTCATTTTTCACGTCAATCTCTACGGAAGCATCCTGTTCCTCACGTGCATCAGCGTGCTAGATACTCCCGGCGTCGTGCATCCGCTAAAATCACTTGGgcgactgaaaaagaaaaacgcTGTTCGCACTGTCGCGTTTGTCTGGTTCATAGTTGTGGTCGGCATCTCTCCGATCCTTTACTACTCGCGAACCGGCCCTAAGAAGGGATTAACAACATGCTACGACACCACAACCGAGGATGAACTGCCAGGCTACTTTGTCTATAGCATGTGCATGACAGTGTTCGGCTTCTGCATCCCATTTATCATCATCCTGAGTTGCTATGGCGGCATCGTCAAGGCCCTCATCTACAACGACATGGACAATGCGCCGTTGAGGAAGAAATCGATATACCTGGTCATAATCGTGCTCACTGTGTTCGCTGTCTCCTATCTGCCCTTCCACGTCATGAAGAACCTGAACATGAGGGCACGATTGTACTTCCAGAGCCCGGATATGTGTGCCTTTAATGATCGGGTGTACGCCACCTACCAGGTGACCAGAGGCCTGGCCAGTCTTAATAGTTGTGTGGATCCCGTCCTGTATTTTCTGGCTGGAGACACATTCAGACGTAGGCTGTCCAGAGCCGCCAAAAAGTCCTCCAGAA GAGATCACCCTCTGCAGTCCAAGAGCGAGGAGACAGCGCTGAACAGCC